CTAAAAGGGGAAGTCATGAATAATAAAGATGATCTGGTCGCTCCCTGCGCGGGAGCGTGGATTGAAACATCTGCTTCGAGACGCGATCGCAGTTGTTCGAGGTCGCTCCCTGCGCGGGAGCGTGGATTGAAACTTGTCACAAGCTGCATCTGAATCCCGAGACGCTGTCGCTCCCTGCGCGGGAGCGTGGATTGAAACCGTACGGTTGACGAAAAAAAACGTTAGCTGCTATGTCGCTCCCTGCGCGGGAGCGTGGATTGAAACGCCTGTTCCTCTTCGCTCGTCGGGCCAACTGCGAGGGTCGCTCCCTGCGCGGGAGCGTGGATTGAAACTTTTCCGCCTGCTTGATCAGGTCCGTCGTTATGCAGTCGCTCCCTGCGCGGGAGCGTGGATTGAAACGACTTCGATTGAAGCACCGAAAACATGAAAACCGTCGCTCCCTGCGCGGGAGCGTGGATTGAAACGCCTTACGAAGGGCTTTCGATCTTCGGCGGCAAGGTCGCTCCCTGCGCGGGAGCGTGGATTGAAACACTTTCCCGAGCGGCGCGACTTGCGAGTTCGGCCGTCGCTCCCTGCGCGGGAGCGTGGATTGAAACGTCACCTCGAAGACTTTGATCGCGTCGACAAGTCGTCGCTCCCTGCGCGGGAGCGTGGATTGAAACCAAAGGCGAGCCTTCCAAGCTTCGGCCCCGACTTCTTGTCGCTCCCTGCGCGGGAGCGTGGATTGAAACTTCCTGACTGAGTCGCTGAAGTGCTAGACCCGTCGTCGCTCCCTGCGCGGGAGCGTGGATTGAAACAAGTTTTTTAGGCTGAACTTCATAAGCACCTAGCCGTCGCTCCCTGCGCGGGAGCGTGGATTGAAACCGACCTTCGCCCATCGTCTTACATGAGACGCATAAGTCGCTCCCTGCGCGGGAGCGTGGATTGAAACACAAGAGGGACGAAATCGAAGGGTTGATTCGTTCGGTCGCTCCCTGCGCGGGAGCGTGGATTGAAACACGTTGGCAGGACGCAAGGCGACGACGGAATCATTGTCGCTCCCTGCGCGGGAGCGTGGATTGAAACGTCGCGGCGCAATGGGAAAAAATTTGGTCTTGTTGTCGCTCCCTGCGCGGGAGCGTGGATTGAAACTTCAAGTCGGCAGGCTTCATTTTAGCCCTTTCGTGTCGCTCCCTGCGCGGGAGCGTGGATTGAAACATTTTCGCTTCGCCTTTATTACGCGAGGCCAAAAAGTCGCTCCCTGCGCGGGAGCGTGGATTGAAACAATCAAGCGCAGGGCAGGATGGAGCGAGCGATTGAGTCGCTCCCTGCGCGGGAGCGTGGATTGAAACTGAAATGCTTGCGTCTGATTTCGAGGTCGAGAACGTCGCTCCCTGCGCGGGAGCGTGGATTGAAACATGATCTTTTATTGACGTTAGAAAATGCCTCAGAGTCGCTCCCTGCGCGGGAGCGTGGATTGAAACCTTGAAGGCCGCGTAGAAGGCCGCTTCGACTTCGCGTCGCTCCCTGCGCGGGAGCGTGGATTGAAACTCGACAACCTCAGAAACGAATGACTCCATCGTCGTCGCTCCCTGCGCGGGAGCGTGGATTGAAACATCGTCTTCGCCTGCAGCGTCGCGAAGTCATGAGTCGCTCCCTGCGCGGGAGCGTGGATTGAAACGGCGAAGCTTGTCGGCCTGCGCCTCGCTGAACGTGTCGCTCCCTGCGCGGGAGCGTGGATTGAAACAAGTTGAAAACGCCGGACGTCTCGCCAGATCATGAAGTCGCTCCCTGCGCGGGAGCGTGGATTGAAACAGCCGGCCTCACCGTCCGTGCGGTATCGCTGATTGTCGCTCCCTGCGCGGGAGCGTGGATTGAAACATCTCTGATTCGGAAGGGTCGTATCGAAGCAGCTTGTCGCTCCCTGCGCGGGAGCGTGGATTGAAACAGGCTGAAAGTCAGGCGAAGAATCATCTTTTAGAGTCGCTCCCTGCGCGGGAGCGTGGATTGAAACACTTGATCAACTTTGCTCCGCATGTCAGACGCGAGGTCGCTCCCTGCGCGGGAGCGTGGATTGAAACCCGTCGAAGTGAATCACCCTAGATTCGGCAAGCGTCGCTCCCTGCGCGGGAGCGTGGATTGAAACCTCTCGAAAGCGTCCCAAGCGCGAACTGCTGAAGCGTCGCTCCCTGCGCGGGAGCGTGGATTGAAACACGGCGGCGGTCGCAACAAGCGCGGCATGCCTGATGTCGCTCCCTGCGCGGGAGCGTGGATTGAAACTGGCCGACTCGATCATGACCGTTAAGTCGGGCGTCGCTCCCTGCGCGGGAGCGTGGATTGAAACGTTGGGTCGGTTGGCCGGCCCCTATTCGTTGAAATGTCGCTCCCTGCGCGGGAGCGTGGATTGAAACATCGCATGCAGCCTTCGCCGTAAGTAGGTCTTTTAGTCGCTCCCTGCGCGGGAGCGTGGATTGAAACTCGCTTGCGAAAGCTGACGACGATAAAGCGAAAGGTCGCTCCCTGCGCGGGAGCGTGGATTGAAACAAGCCCGAACGGCTCGTTCACTTGTTCAAACTTCGCGTCGCTCCCTGCGCGGGAGCGTGGATTGAAACCCTGCCGCAAAGGTTGCTGTTAATGCCGCCGCGCTGTCGCTCCCTGCGCGGGAGCGTGGATTGAAACCAGTAGATGTTTTCGCCGGGATCGTAGTCGGCATCGTCGCTCCCTGCGCGGGAGCGTGGATTGAAACGGCAAAGGCCAGTTGATTATTCTCGGCGCGCGTCCGTCGCTCCCTGCGCGGGAGCGTGGATTGAAACTGGCTGGGCACATTCACGGGACGATCTGCCAAGGTCGCTCCCTGCGCGGGAGCGTGGATTGAAACTGCGAGTCGCTTTCCTGCGGAACTGAACGGCTGGCGTCGCTCCCTGCGCGGGAGCGTGGATTGAAACTGGATCTTAGACTAAACTTGGTCCTCGTGTAATGAAGTCGCTCCCTGCGCGGGAGCGTGGATTGAAACAGAATGCCCAGCAGCCAGTAAGAGTAGAAGGTCGGTCGCTCCCTGCGCGGGAGCGTGGATTGAAACACTCAATGGCGTATGCGGAATACGCCAGCTATCGGTCGCGGCGCCTCCGCGCAGCCATACCAATGATCTGCTGGGAGTAATCGCCGAGTTCCGCGCCAACTTCCCCGACGTTCGCCTGGTGATGCGGGAAGTCTTTGAGTCGCTTGGCAACGAAATGCTCGAAGCGAGAGAAGTCGATCTGGTGATCGGCGACAACAAATGCTGTCGCAATCCTGCAGAGCTGTTGGTGGAACCGATGCACGAGATCGAACCGATGGTCATCATGCCGGTCGGTCATCCGTTGGCCGATCGCCGCCGGATCCTACCGAAAGACCTCGCCAAGTATTCGGTGCTCAACCATCGCGATTCGTACGCTGACGACGAAGGACGTGCGATCCTCACCAAAGCCGGCGTCTTCGATTTTCCGGAACGATGATTCGATTTGATCCTCGCTTCGTCGATTCGCAGCTGCGTCAAACAAGGGCACGGCATCGGTCTGGTCGGCCGCGTGATTCCTGACGCGGTCGGCGACCCCGAGCTAGTCGAACGCTCGCTGAAACATTGTCTGCCGCCGACCGAAATCAACGGCTACCGCAGTCACCGCATTACCGAAGATCCGCTCCTGCGATCCTTTATTAACTTGGTGAAAGCAAAACCAGGCAAGTAACTTGAGCGCGTTTTGAAGCTGCAACTAGCGTGGCGCCTGACCCATGCGGCGAAACAGTCCCAAGGTCAGAGTAATGCTCTCAACGCATATTGCCAGCGGATTTGAGCTTGAACAAGATTCGCCGCCGTATTTACTCAGGTAATTCCTTAATTCGCAAATTTCGGATCGCGACCTTGGCGCCGTGCCCAAGGAAGCCAATGTGCCCGATCGAACGTTGCAGACCAGGGTGCTCCTTCCCATCGAGAGTTGGATTCTTACGGATTCCTTCCAGATTTGCGCTAAGTATCTCGGCGCCATTCAGCACTACCTTCACGGTATCGCCATCGAAAGTTACTTCCTGCTGGTTCCATTCTCCCAGCGGCTTCTGGAAACCACGCTTGGCAGGAGCCAGGCCATAGAGGGATCCATGGTATTGATATGGCTGTAGGTTTTCGTAAATCTTTGCCGAATCGTCCAGGATCTGAAGTTCGTAGCCGTCATAGGCCGGGTTGCCTGTTATAGGAGTCCGGATCCCCAGGCCGTTGTTAGCCCCTGGAGGAAGCTTGAATTCAAAGCGAAGAACAAAGTTGGCGTATTCTTTTTCCGTGTAAATGCTGCCGCCGCCAGATACCGGATCGCAGACGATACAGCCTTCCTCTATAGCATATCCCTTGGTATGTCCAATCCAACCATCGAAGTTTTGGCCATTAAAAATGGTGACAAAGCCTTCATCGATCTCAGTTGCGGAAACAAAAGCAATTGGGACGACGAATATTAGCCAAGGCAGAACGAAGACAAATGGGGTTCTCATCGATGTTTTCCTCGATAGGTTTGACATACAGGAGTGGGGCTGAACTGGGATAGGGTCGTCGCAACGATTCAATTCCGCAGATTTCAACCAGCAGATTTTCATTCGCGATTAACCCAGATCAGCCCAACCTTCGCGGTACTTCGGCTTGATGATATCTGCAACTTCGGGGGCATTCTTCGCGACCAGATTTTTGGCGTCCCACTGAATTATTTTTCCCTTACCTGATTCGCCGGTCGTCCAGACGGACAGGTTACCCAGCAAAATGGTTTCCGTTAATGGACCAGCGTAGTTCGGGAAATTCGACATCGGCTCAGGACCTCCTTTGATCCCATTGACGAATTCCTTAAAGTGCCCCGGCGAACGTGGAATTGTTTCTTTCGGACCTTTGTAATCCCTATATTTCTCTTCAGGCAGCAGATGGAACTTTGAACCGTCGTTGCCTGGCGAATAGATCTTTCCTGCGTCGCCGATCAGAAGACTGCCAGTGACGGAAAGCGCCCCGTCTTCCAGCGGAAGATCTTGGGTCAGCGCGGGTGAAGGCAGTTGGCCGCCGTCATACCAGTAGACAGTACATGCCGCACGACCATTCAACTCGGGGAACTCGAATTTGATGACCGACCACTTCGGATAGGTTTGCCCGTTGTGGCCAGACGAATCAGCGACCACTGAAATCGGATCGCGCAGGTTCAACGCCATAAAGGGCATATTGAACGTATGGCACGCCATGTCACCGAGGGCTCCGGTGCCAAAATCCCACCAACCTCGCCACATGGCGGGGTGATAAGCATCTGCGTATTCGCGGAATGGAGCCGGACCGATGAACATTTCCCAATCAATATGATCGGGAACCGGCTGCGGCTTAGGCATTCCGATGCCTTGCGGCCAGATTGGTCGGTTCGTCCAAACATGAATTTCATTCACCGTGCCGATACCGCCGGCTTGAATTATCTCTGCGGCTCGGCGCAAGCCATGTTGGGCTGTGCCTTGGTTGCCCATCTGGGTAACCACTTTATTTTCCTTTGCGATTTCGCCCAGACGACGCGCCTCCCAAATGCTGTGGGTCAGCGGCTTCTGCGTGAAGCAGTGTTTGCCCATCTTCATCGCCATGGCAGAAGCGGCGGCATGCGTATGATCTGGAGTGCTGACGGTTACTGCGTCAACCTTATCGCCCATTTCGGTAAGCATCTCGCGATAGTCCGTGTACGTCTTGGCGTCCGGATAGAAGCTTTTGCCTTTTTCAAGCTGACTCTTGTCGATGTCGACAATAGCGACCATGTTGCCTGCACGCCCCGCATCGGTCGAGTCGCTAGAGCCCTTACCGCCGATCCCGATGCTAGCGAAATTAATCTGTTCGTTGGGTGAGTTCGATTCCTGAGCTTGCACGCCGGCAGCGGCCCAAAAGCCTGCGCTGGCGGCAGTTGACAGCTTGATGAAGTGGCGACGGTCTTGGTGAGAATTCATATTTCTGTCCTGGTCAAAAAAGTCGTATGTCATTTCAATAAGAGCGTAAACTATTCAATTAATGCGTATCGGGCGTGAATATAGGTAGGCGTGCTTGGAATGGCCAAAGAACGAAGTCAAAAACTTTAGCGTTCTCCAGCTGTCACCATAGGGAAGCGATCCGTACGGAATGGGGAGGCAGGCAGGCCTTCTAGATTGAAAAGATTAGGCGTAGCATCATCTCGCCACGCAAAACGTGCCGCCACAGGATTCGCCACTTGAGTACTGCGCACAACGACGGTGTCGCCTTCTATCGTTGCTTTAGCTTCGACAAATTTTTTGTCACTAGCGGCAATGGTGAAGTGCGTAAGCGATTCGTCGTTGCGAGCGACCAAACCGCTTCCTATGTGAGAGAATCGAATGCGAATCGAATCCTCTTCAACCGTGTAGCCTGCGTAAAGTGGGCCGCTATGGACGATCTCTTTTTTTCCATAGGCTTGCGCCAAAGCCCATAGAGCAAGCCGCTGGCCGACATCCTGTTTGTTCCTGGGATGAATGTCGCGTATGTCGCCGATGTCCGTGGTTACCGCCATGCCTGTATTGGGCAATTGGAGCGTTAGCCGTTGGGCTTCCCGTAATTCGGCGCATGCCTCTGGGTCACGCGGGCCGTAACGAAACGGAGCTAATTGCACAAACAGAAAGGGGAAGTCGCGCTGCCCCCACTGCTCTCGCCAATCGGTAATCAAAGTGGGAAACAATTGGTGATATTGAGCAGCTCGAGTAGTATTTGCTTCCCCCTGATACCAGATTACTCCTGCGATTGGATATGGGATAAGCGGGTAAATCATTGCGTTGTAGAGAACGGCAGCTTGATTTGGCGAATTAGGCTGAAAGACGGCGGAACGCTCAAGGATCGGAGCGAATTCTTCTTTGTCATGCAATGCTTGACGACGAATCCAGGCCTCGCAATCCGAACCTCCCCAACTGGCGATTATTAATCCAATTGGAATATGGAGTTCTTTATGCAACCGACGGCCAAAAAAGTAAGCGACCGCAGAAAAATCGGCGACCGTATCCGGAGTACAGACCGACCATGATCCTCCGCAATCCGTTTGAGGCGTGGCGCTGATTTTAGGAGCAACTTGAAACAATCGAATTTGAGGGATATCCGCCGAGGCAATTTCGCTGTCCGCATTATTTACAAACTTAACGGGAAACTCCATGTTGGACTGGCCGACCGCAATCCATACCTCTCCAATCCATACGTCTTGAAACTCTTTCGTGTTGGTTCCTTGGCATCTCAAGACATAGGGGCCGCCTGCGGAAAGCTTATTCAATTGTACGGACCAAACGCCAGTCGATTCGGTTAACGCTTTCTGGCGGCGAGTGACTCTTCCCGTACTATCTAAAATGGAAACGGTCACCCATTCCTGAGGATCAGACCAACCCCAAACGGGGATAGTCTTTCCTTTCTGTAGCACCATGTGATTGGAGAAGACAGCTGGCAAACGGATGTCGGCCAGACAATGAGAATTACCCATCAGGTGAACCAGCATGCCGACCGTGGTCGCCAGCGTGATTCGCCAAATATTATTACT
The nucleotide sequence above comes from Blastopirellula sp. J2-11. Encoded proteins:
- a CDS encoding LysR family transcriptional regulator substrate-binding protein, whose translation is MRQLSVAAPPRSHTNDLLGVIAEFRANFPDVRLVMREVFESLGNEMLEAREVDLVIGDNKCCRNPAELLVEPMHEIEPMVIMPVGHPLADRRRILPKDLAKYSVLNHRDSYADDEGRAILTKAGVFDFPER
- a CDS encoding DUF1080 domain-containing protein — encoded protein: MRTPFVFVLPWLIFVVPIAFVSATEIDEGFVTIFNGQNFDGWIGHTKGYAIEEGCIVCDPVSGGGSIYTEKEYANFVLRFEFKLPPGANNGLGIRTPITGNPAYDGYELQILDDSAKIYENLQPYQYHGSLYGLAPAKRGFQKPLGEWNQQEVTFDGDTVKVVLNGAEILSANLEGIRKNPTLDGKEHPGLQRSIGHIGFLGHGAKVAIRNLRIKELPE
- a CDS encoding Gfo/Idh/MocA family protein, with amino-acid sequence MNSHQDRRHFIKLSTAASAGFWAAAGVQAQESNSPNEQINFASIGIGGKGSSDSTDAGRAGNMVAIVDIDKSQLEKGKSFYPDAKTYTDYREMLTEMGDKVDAVTVSTPDHTHAAASAMAMKMGKHCFTQKPLTHSIWEARRLGEIAKENKVVTQMGNQGTAQHGLRRAAEIIQAGGIGTVNEIHVWTNRPIWPQGIGMPKPQPVPDHIDWEMFIGPAPFREYADAYHPAMWRGWWDFGTGALGDMACHTFNMPFMALNLRDPISVVADSSGHNGQTYPKWSVIKFEFPELNGRAACTVYWYDGGQLPSPALTQDLPLEDGALSVTGSLLIGDAGKIYSPGNDGSKFHLLPEEKYRDYKGPKETIPRSPGHFKEFVNGIKGGPEPMSNFPNYAGPLTETILLGNLSVWTTGESGKGKIIQWDAKNLVAKNAPEVADIIKPKYREGWADLG
- a CDS encoding sialate O-acetylesterase, whose amino-acid sequence is MNFQHSNNIWRITLATTVGMLVHLMGNSHCLADIRLPAVFSNHMVLQKGKTIPVWGWSDPQEWVTVSILDSTGRVTRRQKALTESTGVWSVQLNKLSAGGPYVLRCQGTNTKEFQDVWIGEVWIAVGQSNMEFPVKFVNNADSEIASADIPQIRLFQVAPKISATPQTDCGGSWSVCTPDTVADFSAVAYFFGRRLHKELHIPIGLIIASWGGSDCEAWIRRQALHDKEEFAPILERSAVFQPNSPNQAAVLYNAMIYPLIPYPIAGVIWYQGEANTTRAAQYHQLFPTLITDWREQWGQRDFPFLFVQLAPFRYGPRDPEACAELREAQRLTLQLPNTGMAVTTDIGDIRDIHPRNKQDVGQRLALWALAQAYGKKEIVHSGPLYAGYTVEEDSIRIRFSHIGSGLVARNDESLTHFTIAASDKKFVEAKATIEGDTVVVRSTQVANPVAARFAWRDDATPNLFNLEGLPASPFRTDRFPMVTAGER